In the Dysgonomonas mossii genome, ATATATAAGGGATAAGAAATATCTCCTAAGAATCGGCATACGCAAATTGTGTATTTATCGGTCGTTTGCCCCGAAGCTCCTAAATAGACAAGTAGCGGAAAAAATACAACGCAACACATGGTATCATATATTCCATTCATCCATAAATGTTCGGCTCCACCAATACGTGGCACAGCTAAAAGGACAACGATAGCAAAACTACATATCCAAAAAGCACCTTTTATATTCTTGACTGGTTTAAAAATACGAGAAAGCAGCAAGCCTGCAGAGAAAGAGAATAACAACCTGAACGATCCTCCGGCAAACTCTGTTCCGGTTAATGAATATCCAACACATATATCCCCTAAAGGACCTAATATCGCAAATGCCGCCAAGCAACCCCCGGTAATAAAAACAAGTAGAGCAAGAACCTTAGTCGAAAACTTGCGAATAAATAAAACATAAAGAACATTACCTATATATTCAAAAAATAAAGACCAACTGGGCCCATTGAGAGGAAACATTTCTCCCAATCCTCGAACCTCGGTTGCTGTAGTAGCAGGAATCAATAGTGCATTAAATAATGTAGCGGTAAACAAAGCCACAACAGTCACTTTAGATACATCCCATACAGAACAGCCTTGAAAGTAAAACATGATCGCTCCAATAATAGCTCCCATCACAACCATTGGGTGCAATCGTATAATTCGGCGTTTAATAAAATCTTTTGCTTTCATTGTTTCCCAACGACCATCATAAGCGTAGCCTATAACAAATCCTGACAGTATAAAGAAAAAATCGACAGCTAAATATCCGTGATTGATACGTTGATCTAAATGACTGGTGGCAAAAGCTTCAAATATATGAAAACATACAACCATGATAGCGGCGACCCCGCGCAGCCCATCCAGTATATTGTAATGTGGTTTTGTGTCTGCAAATGCAGCCATAGAAATTTGCGTTTTCAGCATAACTTAAAATTCTTATATTTTGGTGTATTCTGGTATTTCAAAAAATAAAACTTATAAAGTAAGCACTTTTTACAGATACTTTAAAATCGACTTACTACCAGGAATAATATTTTCGGATAATAAAACATGTTTTATATTATAGAAATAGATTCCTCAGCTATCATATTATTTGATTATTTTTGTGCAAAATAACACTCAAAACCTGTTTTATGTCTTACAATCAATTAATAAACCCCAAAAGCATTGTCATAGTCGGCGCTTCTGATAACATTTTGAAACCGGGAGGGAGTGTTTTGCATAATATTATAAATGGGACATTCGAAAAAGAACTATATATTGTAAATTCGAAAGGAGGTATCATACAAGGTATTAAAGCCTATACCAAGGTTGAAGATATACCTCAAGCAGATCTTGCCATTATATCTATACCTGCCAACCAATGTATAGAGACTGTAGACTATCTGGCGAATAAAAAGGGAGTAAAAGCTTTTATTGTATTTTCTGCCGGATTTAGCGAAGAGTCTGAAGAGGGTGCTATCAGAGAAAAACAACTTGTAGAAATTGTAAATAAGGCCGGAGCAATTATGATCGGCCCTAATTGTTCTGGTTTCTTCAACACGAATCATCAAAGCATTTTCACTCGTCCTATACCCAGCCTTGATACGAATGGAGTAGATATAATTTCCAGTTCGGGAGGAACAATTACTTATATCATAGAGTCTGCTATGCGTATTGGACTGAGATTTAACTCAGCCTGGTCAATTGGAAATGCCGCTCAAATAGGAATTGAAGATATATTGGAATATTTAGATAAAGAATTTGATCCGGAAACCAGTCCGAAAATAAAACTTCTCTATTTAGAAAAAATTAGTAATCCCGACAGATTTCTTCTTCATTCATCTTCCCTCATCAATAAGGGGTGCAAAATAGCTGCCATAAAATCAGGCAGTTCCACATCCGGCAGTCGCGCAGCATCTTCTCATACGGGAGCAATAGCGAGTTCCGACTCAGCCGTTGAAGCCCTGTTCAGAAAAGCGGGAATTATACGTTGCTACTCACGCGAAGAACTTGCGAACGTTGCAGCAGTATTGACATTAAAGAAAATAAACGGACGGAACTTGGCTATAATTACCCAAGCAGGGGGGCCTGCCGTAATATTAACAGACGCTCTATCAAAAGGGAATATCGATGTTCCTGAATTGGATAAAGACTTGGCAGCCGAACTAAAGAAGCATCTTCTCCCGGGAGCCGCAGTATCTAATCCTATAGATATTATAGGAACAGGAACTGGTGAACACATGGCTACATGTATCGATTTTTGCGAAACATACTTTAAAGAAATAAATGGTATAGCCGTTATATACGGAAACCCCGGAGTAAGCAATGTAGCCGAAGCCTATAATATGCTGGATAAAAAAATAAAGACCAGCAAACTACCGATATACCCGATATTACCATCGGTGATAGCTGCGTCGGAAGAAATGGAAACCTTTGTAAAGAAAGGACATGTCAATTTTACAGATGAATATGCTTTAGCAAATGCTCTCTCTAAAGTTGTTTCCTGGACTCCTCCATCGGTAGGCAAAATAGAAGATATATCTGTTGATATACCCCGTATAAGAACGATTATCAGCAACTCTGCTGACGGATATATAGATAGTGAAACGGTTAGGCAATTGTTTGATGCCGCAGGTATTCCACAGGTGCAAGAATTGGTAACAGCCAATAGGGACGAAGCTATCGCTTTTGCCGACAAAATCGGATACCCAATTGTAGCAAAGTGTGTAGGCCCTATTCACAAATCAGATGTGGGAGGGGTTGTGTTAAATATACATTCGGCAAACCATTTATCAATCGAATTTGACCGCTTGATGAAAATAGCCGATGCCACAGCTGTCATGGTACAGCCGATGCTATCGGGGCAAGAACTATTTATCGGTGCAAAATATGAACCTACATACGGTCACATTGTTTTATGCGGGCTGGGTGGGATTTTTGTAGAAATACTGAAAGACGTAGCATCGGGACTTGCACCTTTGAGTTTTGACGAAGCTTCATCGATGGTACAATCACTAAAAGCATATAAAATAATAAAGGGTACACGTGGACAAAAAGGCTTAAACGAAAAGTTGTTTGTAGAAATCATTGTACGCTTATCGGTTATGCTCAGGTTTGCTCCGGAAATAAAAGAGATGGATATTAATCCGCTTTTGGCTAACGAAGAAAGAGTTATAGCCGTGGATGCAAGAATCAGAATAGAAAAATAGCATTGATTATATATAGCGAAGAAGCAGTATCGGCAAAAGTATATCTTGGCTGGTATTGCTTTTTTTGAAAAATCTTTTTATGAAGTACTTTATTATATTTCAGAAATATACTACCTTTATTGCCGACAAAATCTATAGGTATGAAAACGAAGAATTTTGAATAAACAGTAAATATAAAATATAAAGCCGGACATTTCGTTCTCGGCTTTTTTTATGTGCAACAGACAAATATCAAACGCTCAAAAATGAAAGAAGAAAAGAAAATTGTTTTAGGTATTTCAGAAAAGCCTAAACCCGCCCAATGGCTATTATTGAGTATTCAACATCTATTTGCCATGTTCGGAGCAACCGTACTTGTTCCTGCACTCACCGGAATGAGCCCTGCTGTGGCTCTTATCTCGAGTGGTATCGGGACATTGGTATTTATAGCCATCACAAAAGGCAAAGTCCCTTCTTATCTGGGATCATCATTTGCTTTTATCAATCCCATTATAGCTGTAAAAGCTTTGGAACTCGATCCTTCGTCGGGTGTAGGTATGGGAAGTTTCCTTGTAGGTAGTTTCCTTGTGGGGGTTACCTATTCAGTAGTTGCACTTATTATAAACAGAGCCGGAACAAAGTGGTTGATGAAGTTGCTTCCTCCGGTAGTAGTAGGACCTGTGATTATGGTTATCGGGCTTGGACTTGCCGCTACAGCCGTTAACATGGCTACTAACAATCCTGCAGGAGATTATGACCTTACGTATGTGCTCATCGGCTTAGTAACTCTTACCATAACAATTCTTACAGCCATTTTCACACGCGGATTTCTTAGTGTTATTCCTGTATTGGTAGGTATAATTGGCGGGTATGTATTTTCTATTATCTTAGGAGTTGTAGATGTGCAACACGTAGTTGAAGCGAACTGGATCGAAATACCTTCTTTCTCTATTCCATTTGTTCATTATACACCTTCTTTCACATGGAGAGTATTCTTAATGATGGTTCCTGTTGCTATCGTTCCTATCGCTGAGCATATCGGACATCAGCTTGTTTTGAGTAAAGTAGTTAGCAAAGACCTGATCAAAGACCCGGGGCTAGATCGCTCTATGCTGGGTGATGGGGTTGCCACTATGATAGCTGCTACATTGGGAGGACCACCGAATACTACTTATGGTGAAAATATCGGTGTATTAGCTATAACTCGCGCTTTCAGTATTTATTTGTTTGTGGGTGCTGCAATCTTTGCTATTATGTTTGGTTTTTGCGGTAAGATATCAGCTTTGTTATCTACTATCCCTACTCCGGTAATGGGTGGCGTTTCTATCCTCTTGTTTGGTATAATAGCCTCCAGCGGGCTACGCATGCTTGTGGAAAACAAAGTAGACTTTAGCCGTAAGCGCAATCTTATTATATCTTCTGTGATACTTGTTATTGGTATAGGGGGAGCAGCAATACATATCGGCAAAGTATTTTCTTTAGAAGGAATGGCACTGGCTTCTATAATCGGGGTTGTACTCAACCAAGTATTACCGGGCAAGCAGGTTGTAGATTTTGATGAGATGTTTAAAGATTAAATAATTACATGTATAAATAATAAAGGCTGCATTTTTGCAGCCTTTATTATTATATATATGCCTAAAACAAAACTTATTCTTTATAATAAATATGTTTTACCCTGCTAGAGATAGACGTTAGTATCTCATAAGGGATTGTATTTATTTCTTTAGCCAAATCTACGACAGATGGATTTTCTCCAAAGATGACTACGGAGTCTCCTTCTCTCACCTCTATTCCGGTAACATCGATCATTGATAAATCCATACAAATATTTCCAACAATAGGCACCATGTGTCCATTCACCAATACCTTACCAACTCCATTACCAAACTGACGACTAAGTCCGTCGGCATATCCGATACGGATAGTTGCTATTGTGGCATCTTTATCGAAATGACCTTTACGCCCATAACCAACAGTTTCTCCGGCCTTGATATATTTGATTTGTAGAATGGTGGTCTTCAAGGTACATACGTTACGAAGTCCGTTCAAACCACTTGCACTTACTCCATAAAGACTGATTCCCAGCCTCACCATATCCATTTGCTCGTTGGGGAAACGTTCTATCCCTGCCGAATTAAGGATATGTTTCATTACCTGATAATGGCAGTTCTTCTCTATTTCTTTTGTTATTTTCTTAAAGGTCTTGATCTGATCTACTGTAAAATTATCAAAGTTCCAACTCTCACTTGCCGCTAAATGAGAGAAGACAGATTGGATACGTACTCCTGTTTGCGACTTAATACGCTCCATCAATTCAGGAATATCTTCTTCTGTAAATCCCAACCGATGCATTCCTGTATCTATTTTTATATGTATCGGATAATTTGTAATTCCCTGCAATTTGGCTTCCTTTATAAAAGCATCCAATATTCTGAAATTATACACTTCGGGTTCGAGTGCATACATCGCCAACTCTTCAAATCCCCCTACTTCGGAGTTGAGAACAATGATAGGAACTTTTATCCCTTGTTTTCTCAAGAATACGCCTTCTTCTGCGACTGCAACAGCCAAATAATCGCACTTATGATACTGCAATGTTTTTGCTACCTCTGTCGCTCCTGTACCATAGCCATCGGCCTTAACCATACATACCATTTTGGTTTTAGGATTCAGCCTTGATCTATAAAAGTTATAATTGTGAACGATTGCATCTAAATCTATATCGAGCACTGTTTCGTGCGTTTTCACCTCCAGTAGTTTATTTATACTCTCGAATGAGAAACTACGTGCCCCTTTCAGCAAAATAAACATATCATGAAAATCACTCCATATATTCGAATGGATAAAATCATTGGTCGTATTGAAGAAATGCATTTCGCCATTCTTAAACAATTCCTTATATGTAGAAATTTCTTTACCGATACCGATAAGTACATCTATTTTTTTATTCAACACCAGATTCGATGCCAAATAATACAGTTCTTTAGGTAGTAACCCCGACTGTGGAATATCTGATATTATAAGCACCTTTCTCTTTTGGCTATCCGTTGCCCTTTGAGCCAGAAAGTCAAGAGCAATTCCCAAAGAGTTTATATCAGAATTATATGTATCATTTATCAGAATTGTATTATTTTTTCCTTGACGTACATCAAGACGCATTGCAACAGGCTCAAGACCGGCCATACGCTGATTTATATCGGGTAAAGACAAGTGCAAATAAATGGCAGTAGCCAATACATGGATAGCATTTTCGATAGCTGCATTATCAGCAAAAGGAATCGTAAACTGAGAGGCCATTCCCAGTATAGAATAATGAATGGTCGTACAATTTCCGAGCTTCTCAACTTTCATTATATGCAATGGGCTTTTGTTAGACCCCTTGCGAGACCATGTCAGGCGTTTGTGAGAAAGACAGGCTATCTCCATACATTCGTCTACGAGCTCATTCTCTTCTTCACAAATAATGACATCGCAGTTTATAAAAAGCTCCAGTTTCTCGAGACATTTTTGTTTCATAGATTTGAAACCTTCCTGATGAGCCTGTCCGATATTGGTAAATATACCAATAGTAGGATTTATAATCGCCTCGAGCTTTGCCATCTCCTCAGGTTGAGATACCCCTGCCTCGAATATGCCCAACTGTGTATGGCTATTCATCTGCCAAACAGAAAGAGGTACACCAATTTGAGAATTATAGCTCCGAGGAGAATGCGTAATATTAAAATCATGATGAAGTACTTGATAAAGCCACTCCTTCACCACTGTTTTACCGTTACTTCCAGTAATACCAATAACAGGCACATTAAACTGATTGCGATGATATGCAGCTAGACGTTGAAGAGCAAATAGCGTATTTACCACTACAAGAAAGTTTGCACCTTCATATTCTTCCCACTCGGGTTGTAAATCAGATACTACAAAGTTACGAACGCCCAGCTCATAAAGCTCGGAGATATACCGATGTCCATCATTATTCTTAGTCTTAAGGGCAAAGAATAATGTTTCGTCGGGAAAAAAGACTTGACGGCTGTCAGTAAGTAGAATACTAATGGCAGTTTCGTTCAGGTCGGTTGGCATAGCATCAATTATCTTAGCTACCTGATATATAGAATATTTCATTCTTCTTTTTTAATTAAGATCTGTTTTCCAAATCCACAATTTCTTGTTCGCAACAAATGTATGGATATTTCTTATTGAAGGCTTTCAACTTTAACAAAGTTTGCCTTAAAAAATGCTTATAATCATCACTTTGGTTATTTATAGCTCTATGATTCAGAGCCTGGTATATTTTCTGCCATTCTTTTATTATAGGGGGAGCTTCTTCATCAAAATATGTCTCTGACAATCGTTGCCAGATATATTTAATTGCTATCTGATTCGGATGGGTCATGTCTTCATCATAGAATCGATAATCACGCAATTCATCCAAAACAATTTCATAAGAAGGGAAATAATACAAACCTTCTACCATACTACATATTTGATCTAAAGCCAAAAGCAAAGTAGATTTGCTCAACTGGTTATCATGGGCTCCGTCTTTAAGGTGACGAACAGGACTTACAGTGAACACTATTCGCAACGATGGATTTACTTTTCTCAAATCCTTTACCAAACCTTCCCACTCTGCTATAATATCCGCGACAGAAAGACGAAAACGTTCGAATTCAGTAGCAGGCAGTTTATGGCAATTACCGACTACCATATTCTCTTTCAAAGAACGAAAGACATACACTGTTCCAAATGTAACAAAAAGGACATCAGCCTTGCGAATATCGTTTGATCCATTCTTCAACCTGTGGTTTATCCCCTGCAGACATTTATCCTTATCTACATCTGAAAAAGATCCATGATGCCAAAAACTTTGATAAAGTCCTTTGTATTCAAAAATTTCTTTTTCTGTAAATACCTTTTGATCGACAAGCAGCCTCAAAGCCTGACTAATGGATAAGGGATTGTAGAGAATCCCGAAAGGATTGAGATTTGTATTGAATTTATTTTCCAAAAACAACCGACCCATATTCTCAGCAAAACAAGAGCCAAATATCATGATATGACTCTTATGAGATATCTTAAAGTCTGACGTTGGAATTTCTATTTTTGTTCTGAAGTCCATATTTTACAAACACTACTAAACACAAGTAAAGGTAAAAAGATTGCATGGAATTATTCGAAACTTTATCTTAAAGTTTCATCGTATTTTTTAATTCATACATTTACAGACAAAAAAAATTACAAGCAACATATACCTGTAATTTTTCCTTCTTCAATCTCTCGTCATACAGACGATAAAATATGCTATTCTTATATCAGAGAACGATCAGATAACTCCCCGCATACGGTCTTCGAATGCCGAAAGGGAAGCCTTCGCTCCTTCGCCCATTGCTATTATAATTTGCTTAAATGGCACAGTTGTAACATCTCCTGCTGCATAAACGCCGGGTATACTCGTGCGGCAATGAGTATCGATGGCTATTTCTCCAAAACGATTCACGTCCACCAAGTCTCTAAAAACAGAACTATTAGGAGCCAATCCAATCTGCACAAATATGCCGTTCAGATTGACGATGCGTTCTTCACCGGTAGTACGGTCTTTGACTTTTATTCCGGTAACCTTCTCGTCACCGATTACCTCTGTTGTTTGGGTATTCAGTATGATCTCTACATTAGGGAGGCTTTTAGCTTTTTCTTGCAAAATCTTATCAGCCTTAAGTTCTTCTGCATATTCAAATAGAGTTACCTTAGTGCAAATACCCGCAAGATCTATTGCGGCCTCTACACCCGAATTTCCACCACCAACAACAGCCACTTCTTTACCTTTATAGAATGGTCCATCGCAATGAGGACAGAAAGCAACTCCTTTTCCTATATAATCCGATTCGCCGGGTACATTGAGTTTTCTCCAACTCGCCCCTGTAGCTATTATCACAGCGGGAGTAATTATCTTTTCTCCGCCTACAACGGATATTGTTTTTTTACCATCAATCAACTCCACTTTCTCTACCTTTCGATGCTCGAGTATATCCACAGGATAATCTTGCAAGTGTACTTTGAGGTTGTTCGACAGCACTTCACCTGTTGTCTTGGTAACAGAAATCAGATTTTCTATTCCTACTGTTTCCTTTACTTGTCCTCCTATGCGTTCAGCCAACAAGGCCACCTTTAAACCTTTACGAGCCGAGTAAATAGATGCTGCAACTCCTGCGGGGCCTCCACCTATTACCGCTACATCATACTCTCTGACTGTTTGATTATTATCTGCCACCTCTCTACTTCCATATCGGTCTTCCAGTTTGGATAACAATTCACCGAATTCACCACGGCCTACATGAATCAATTTACCATCAGCAAATACTGCGGGAACACCTTGCAGTTTAAGAGCATCAACCTCTTCCTGATTTATCGCCCCGTCTACCATCTCGTGATATATTTCAGCCTTGAGAGTAGCCATAACATTAAGTGCTTGAACAATATCTGGACAATTGGTACACGTCAGCGATACATAAGTAGTAAGATTTATAGGCCCCCGAAGAGCTTTAACTCTGTTTACAACAAATTCGTCAGGGATATTCTTCCCCTTGCCGTCACTGTTCAGTATAGCCAATAATAAAGAGGTAAACTCATGTCCGTTAGGTACTCCTCTGAATTTAATACGTGTATCTTCTCCATTTTTCAATAAAGAGAACTCGAGCCCTTCACCTTTATTAATCTGACAGGAAATATTATCGGAACAAGAAGCCACATCATCGAGAAGATCGACAAGTTCACGATAGGAGTCATGCTGGTCGAAAGCAGTAATATTTAATGTATACTGATTTTTCAGTTCAGAGAATATCGAGCGTATTTGTTCTTTAAAAGATGAATCTAGCATGTATTTTATTTTTAATTAGGTTGATTTAAAAACCGGCTTTATTAAGCCGGTCTGCAAATTTGAATATTAAATCTTACCAACCAGATCTATACTTGGCTTGAGTGTTTCTTCTCCTTTTTTCCATTTAGCAGGACAAACTTCACCATCGTGTGTTGCTACAAACTGAGCAGCTTCTACCTTGCGAAGCAATTCGTCTGCATTACGACCAATTCCATTGTCATGAATTTCGGCAATCTTAACTTGTCCCTCTGGATTTAGAAGGAAAGTTCCTCTATATGCCATTCCTTCCTCCTCGATCATCACGCCAAATGCACGGCTGAGTACTCCTACGGTATCAGCTAACATCGGATATTTGATCTTGCGAATACTTTCAGATGCATCATGCCACGCTTTATGCACAAAATGTGAGTCCGTACTTACAGAATAAACCTCTACTCCCATTGCTTGCAGTTGATCATATTTGTCAGCTACATCAACAAGTTCTGTTGGGCAAACAAATGTAAAATCGGCAGGATAAAAGAAGAAGATTGCCCACTTCCCTTTTACGTCTTCATGTGTTACTGTCTTAAAAGCTCCATTGTGATAAGCTTGTACTTTAAATTCCGGTAATTGTAAATTAATAATAGGCTTCATAATAAATTTTATTTATATTTAAATTATACTTATATTTTTTATCTATATATCGCAAAGATATATAGTTTTTATTTATACACAAATATATTTCAATAGAATTTATCTATAAACCTATTCCTATCCTTCCGATGATAGAATATTGGAATTGATTGTACAACAATGGATGTGGATTGAATATTTATAGTCTTAGCTTGGGTAATTAGGGAGCGAAAAAGGGTGCTTGTGGGGTAAAACAAAAAGAAAGACTGCTATAATTAAGCAGTAGAAGGGATGAAAGCCATTAAGGACAAACGTATGCTGTAAAACCAATAACAATTAAAATAAAGAATACAAAAGCAAGAATATACATAACTATTGCAAAAATCTTATATTCATTTTTCCAAGCTATATAGCCAATTATTATTAGAATAATTGCAATGGAGAATCCTGATTGCTGTAAAATCTTCATTACACTCATAAAATAAATATAATAAATCTAACGTATTAAGGAAATATCCGAATTACGAATCCGAAGAAACAAGAGTATCTTTATTTTACAAACAAGATATTATTCTTTTGACATTTCTTCTAAATAATAAGTTGAGTTAGGAATACTATCTGGAAATATGTTTTGTATATCATATTTTCCTCTTTCAGAGCCTAATTCTTTTGCTTTTAATAGATAATATAAAGCTAAACATCTAGTTTTATTCTCTAAACTGTCTATAGGTTTATTTTCTGTAAGGGTTAATGTTACAAAAACATCATAATACGCATCCGGATAATCATATTTATTAGCCATCTTTATTGCATAATAACAAAAATCCTGAAGTCTTTCTTCTGAAAAATAATGAGCTCTTACTTCACTGTATGCAAATTCATCATTTTCATTCAAGGCTTTATCTATTAAGCTGCGTAGTGTCTTGTCATCCTTAATTAAAGGTGATCGGCTATCACAATTACAAAATAGTAGGCAAAGGCAAAATATTATACTAATTTTTCTCATATCTACTTCCTTATCTCCATGTTATGAAATAAAGGTAATATAAATAATATAAGATGTATACGAAAAGAGAGAAAAATAGATTCTGTGGAGTGCCTTGCTTTAGGAAGTTTCAAGCTATTAGATTTCAAACCTATATAAAAAAGAAAAGGTTGTCGTCCCGACAACCAATCTTCATTGTTAACCTTAAATCTAATACTATGAAAAACACATTACAAAGGTAAATCCCCCTGAGGAATCTTCCAAATAATAGACTATGATTTTTCCCGTGTTTAATTTTGTTTAACTGTGAACTACAAATTGTTAATGAATTTGTTAAAGAATCTTGTGTATTATAAAGAAACGAAAAAGGGCACAATATTGTGCCGTTTTTCACATATCTAAATATACTATAGAAGCTTATTTATTAACGATCTCCATTGTATCGGAGGCGATCATATATTCTTCATCGGTAGGAACAACCATAACGATTACTTTAGAGTCGGGAGCACTAACAACAGCCTCTTCTCCTTGTATCTTGGCATTCTTCTCTACGTCAAGTTTTATTCCCATATATTCCATATCCTTACATACTTGCTCACGAACAGCAATAGCATTTTCGCCTATACCGCCCGTAAACATAAGAATATCTACACCACCCAGAACGGCTGCATAAGCACCCACATATTTCTTTATACGGTGTACAAACATATCGAAAG is a window encoding:
- a CDS encoding acyltransferase family protein → MLKTQISMAAFADTKPHYNILDGLRGVAAIMVVCFHIFEAFATSHLDQRINHGYLAVDFFFILSGFVIGYAYDGRWETMKAKDFIKRRIIRLHPMVVMGAIIGAIMFYFQGCSVWDVSKVTVVALFTATLFNALLIPATTATEVRGLGEMFPLNGPSWSLFFEYIGNVLYVLFIRKFSTKVLALLVFITGGCLAAFAILGPLGDICVGYSLTGTEFAGGSFRLLFSFSAGLLLSRIFKPVKNIKGAFWICSFAIVVLLAVPRIGGAEHLWMNGIYDTMCCVVFFPLLVYLGASGQTTDKYTICVCRFLGDISYPLYMVHYPFIYLYYAWVKNENLTFQESLPGAAGVLVGSITLAYICLKFYDTPVRKYLANRFLKQKSNI
- a CDS encoding acetate--CoA ligase family protein, with the translated sequence MSYNQLINPKSIVIVGASDNILKPGGSVLHNIINGTFEKELYIVNSKGGIIQGIKAYTKVEDIPQADLAIISIPANQCIETVDYLANKKGVKAFIVFSAGFSEESEEGAIREKQLVEIVNKAGAIMIGPNCSGFFNTNHQSIFTRPIPSLDTNGVDIISSSGGTITYIIESAMRIGLRFNSAWSIGNAAQIGIEDILEYLDKEFDPETSPKIKLLYLEKISNPDRFLLHSSSLINKGCKIAAIKSGSSTSGSRAASSHTGAIASSDSAVEALFRKAGIIRCYSREELANVAAVLTLKKINGRNLAIITQAGGPAVILTDALSKGNIDVPELDKDLAAELKKHLLPGAAVSNPIDIIGTGTGEHMATCIDFCETYFKEINGIAVIYGNPGVSNVAEAYNMLDKKIKTSKLPIYPILPSVIAASEEMETFVKKGHVNFTDEYALANALSKVVSWTPPSVGKIEDISVDIPRIRTIISNSADGYIDSETVRQLFDAAGIPQVQELVTANRDEAIAFADKIGYPIVAKCVGPIHKSDVGGVVLNIHSANHLSIEFDRLMKIADATAVMVQPMLSGQELFIGAKYEPTYGHIVLCGLGGIFVEILKDVASGLAPLSFDEASSMVQSLKAYKIIKGTRGQKGLNEKLFVEIIVRLSVMLRFAPEIKEMDINPLLANEERVIAVDARIRIEK
- a CDS encoding solute carrier family 23 protein, with the protein product MKEEKKIVLGISEKPKPAQWLLLSIQHLFAMFGATVLVPALTGMSPAVALISSGIGTLVFIAITKGKVPSYLGSSFAFINPIIAVKALELDPSSGVGMGSFLVGSFLVGVTYSVVALIINRAGTKWLMKLLPPVVVGPVIMVIGLGLAATAVNMATNNPAGDYDLTYVLIGLVTLTITILTAIFTRGFLSVIPVLVGIIGGYVFSIILGVVDVQHVVEANWIEIPSFSIPFVHYTPSFTWRVFLMMVPVAIVPIAEHIGHQLVLSKVVSKDLIKDPGLDRSMLGDGVATMIAATLGGPPNTTYGENIGVLAITRAFSIYLFVGAAIFAIMFGFCGKISALLSTIPTPVMGGVSILLFGIIASSGLRMLVENKVDFSRKRNLIISSVILVIGIGGAAIHIGKVFSLEGMALASIIGVVLNQVLPGKQVVDFDEMFKD
- a CDS encoding bifunctional UDP-N-acetylmuramoyl-tripeptide:D-alanyl-D-alanine ligase/alanine racemase is translated as MKYSIYQVAKIIDAMPTDLNETAISILLTDSRQVFFPDETLFFALKTKNNDGHRYISELYELGVRNFVVSDLQPEWEEYEGANFLVVVNTLFALQRLAAYHRNQFNVPVIGITGSNGKTVVKEWLYQVLHHDFNITHSPRSYNSQIGVPLSVWQMNSHTQLGIFEAGVSQPEEMAKLEAIINPTIGIFTNIGQAHQEGFKSMKQKCLEKLELFINCDVIICEEENELVDECMEIACLSHKRLTWSRKGSNKSPLHIMKVEKLGNCTTIHYSILGMASQFTIPFADNAAIENAIHVLATAIYLHLSLPDINQRMAGLEPVAMRLDVRQGKNNTILINDTYNSDINSLGIALDFLAQRATDSQKRKVLIISDIPQSGLLPKELYYLASNLVLNKKIDVLIGIGKEISTYKELFKNGEMHFFNTTNDFIHSNIWSDFHDMFILLKGARSFSFESINKLLEVKTHETVLDIDLDAIVHNYNFYRSRLNPKTKMVCMVKADGYGTGATEVAKTLQYHKCDYLAVAVAEEGVFLRKQGIKVPIIVLNSEVGGFEELAMYALEPEVYNFRILDAFIKEAKLQGITNYPIHIKIDTGMHRLGFTEEDIPELMERIKSQTGVRIQSVFSHLAASESWNFDNFTVDQIKTFKKITKEIEKNCHYQVMKHILNSAGIERFPNEQMDMVRLGISLYGVSASGLNGLRNVCTLKTTILQIKYIKAGETVGYGRKGHFDKDATIATIRIGYADGLSRQFGNGVGKVLVNGHMVPIVGNICMDLSMIDVTGIEVREGDSVVIFGENPSVVDLAKEINTIPYEILTSISSRVKHIYYKE
- a CDS encoding GSCFA domain-containing protein; its protein translation is MDFRTKIEIPTSDFKISHKSHIMIFGSCFAENMGRLFLENKFNTNLNPFGILYNPLSISQALRLLVDQKVFTEKEIFEYKGLYQSFWHHGSFSDVDKDKCLQGINHRLKNGSNDIRKADVLFVTFGTVYVFRSLKENMVVGNCHKLPATEFERFRLSVADIIAEWEGLVKDLRKVNPSLRIVFTVSPVRHLKDGAHDNQLSKSTLLLALDQICSMVEGLYYFPSYEIVLDELRDYRFYDEDMTHPNQIAIKYIWQRLSETYFDEEAPPIIKEWQKIYQALNHRAINNQSDDYKHFLRQTLLKLKAFNKKYPYICCEQEIVDLENRS
- the ahpF gene encoding alkyl hydroperoxide reductase subunit F, whose product is MLDSSFKEQIRSIFSELKNQYTLNITAFDQHDSYRELVDLLDDVASCSDNISCQINKGEGLEFSLLKNGEDTRIKFRGVPNGHEFTSLLLAILNSDGKGKNIPDEFVVNRVKALRGPINLTTYVSLTCTNCPDIVQALNVMATLKAEIYHEMVDGAINQEEVDALKLQGVPAVFADGKLIHVGRGEFGELLSKLEDRYGSREVADNNQTVREYDVAVIGGGPAGVAASIYSARKGLKVALLAERIGGQVKETVGIENLISVTKTTGEVLSNNLKVHLQDYPVDILEHRKVEKVELIDGKKTISVVGGEKIITPAVIIATGASWRKLNVPGESDYIGKGVAFCPHCDGPFYKGKEVAVVGGGNSGVEAAIDLAGICTKVTLFEYAEELKADKILQEKAKSLPNVEIILNTQTTEVIGDEKVTGIKVKDRTTGEERIVNLNGIFVQIGLAPNSSVFRDLVDVNRFGEIAIDTHCRTSIPGVYAAGDVTTVPFKQIIIAMGEGAKASLSAFEDRMRGVI